A part of Numenius arquata chromosome 2, bNumArq3.hap1.1, whole genome shotgun sequence genomic DNA contains:
- the TLR5 gene encoding toll-like receptor 5: MMLRQQLVLVFGISLASDTCAFRSCYSEAQVSRYDYCNLTDIPLVPKDTVKLLLSFNYIRQVTATSFPLLEHLLLLEIGRQCVYPVTIGKGAFRNLPNLRVLDLGQNRILHLDLDAFVGLPSLNVLRLFHNDLGDSILEERYFQELISLEELDLSGNKITKLQPHPLFYNLTVLKEVNLKSNQISNLCESNLTSFQGKHFLFFSLRSNHLYKTDKTAWAKCPNPFRNITFNSLDLGDNGWSTEKVQYFCTAIKGTQIGSLIFSVHIMGSGFGFDNLKNPDYDTFAGLARSDLNFLDISHGYIFSLNSLIFQSLGNLELLNLFKNKINQIQKQAFFGLRNLKLLNLSSNLLGELYDYTFEGLHSVIYIDLQQNHIGMIGEKSFSSLVNLKIIDLRDNAIKRLPSFPHLTSAFLGDNKLMSVVGTKIAATYLKLERNWLANLGDLYILFQIPDVQYIFLKQNRFSYCVKNRNVTENNQLIYIDLGENMLQLVWERDLCLDVFRALSKLQVLHLNNNYLSSLPREIFRGLTSLKTLNLASNLLSHLSPGLFPQSLTNLNLSGNQLFSPEPEVFMTLSILDITHNNYVCDCGLKSLLVWLNDTNVTLAGSQSDRYCVYPPAFAGVPLSFLTYDGCEEDELLEALRFSVFVFTSITLLVFLMAVIIFTRCRGICFVWYKTITKKIIGNHPQVADRSEYKYDAYLCYSKNDFEWVQNSLLKHLDSQYFKKNRFTLCFEERDFLPGEEHISNIRDAIWNSRKTVCIVTRQFLKDGWCVEAFNFAQSRYFCDLKDVLIMVVVGSLSQYQLMKHKPIRNFLQRRRYLRWPEDYQDVDWFLNNLSCQILKEKKVQKKASGIELQTVATVSHG, translated from the coding sequence ATGATGTTACGCCAACAGCTAGTACTTGTCTTTGGGATATCACTAGCTAGTGACACATGTGCTTTTAGAAGCTGTTATTCAGAAGCCCAAGTCTCCCGGTATGATTACTGCAACCTCACAGATATTCCACTTGTGCCAAAGGATACGGTGAAGCTTTTGCTGAGTTTTAACTATATCAGACAAGTGACGGCGACTTCATTCCCGCTGCTGGAGCACCTACTGCTGTTGGAAATCGGAAGACAATGTGTCTATCCTGTGACCATAGGAAAAGGAGCCTTCAGGAACCTGCCAAACCTCCGTGTCTTAGACTTGGGGCAAAACAGGATTCTCCACCTGGATCTCGATGCTTTTGTGGGCTTGCCAAGTTTGAACGTGCTCCGTCTGTTTCATAACGACCTTGGAGATTCCATCCTGGAGGAGCGTTACTTTCAAGAGCTGATCTCGCTAGAGGAATTAGATCTTTCAGGCAACAAAATCACAAAACTTCAGCCTCATCCCTTATTTTATAATCTAACAGTCCTGAAGGAGGTGAACCTGAAATCCAACCAGATATCCAATCTGTGTGAAAGCAATCTTACCAGCTTCcaaggaaaacactttttatttttcagcctccGTTCAAATCATTTGTacaagacagataagacagcctGGGCCAAATGCCCAAATCCTTTCAGAAATATTACGTTCAACTCACTAGACCTTGGTGACAATGGCTGGAGCACAGAGAAAGTTCAATATTTCTGTACTGCCATTAAAGGGACTCAAATCGGTTCTTTAATATTTAGCGTTCACATAATGGGTTCAGGATTTGGCTTCGATAACTTAAAAAATCCAGATTATGATACGTTTGCTGGACTAGCAAGAAGTGATCTTAATTTTCTTGATATTTCACATGGTTACATTTTTTCTCTCAATTCTTTAATCTTTCAAAGCCTTGGTAACCTGGAATTGCTGAACCTTTTCAAAAACAAGATAAATCAAATCCAAAAGCAAGCATTTTTTGGCTTGAGAAACCTAAAACTTCTCAATCTCTCAAGTAATCTTTTAGGCGAGTTGTACGATTATACTTTTGAGGGTCTGCATAGCGTAATATATATTGATTTACAGCAAAATCACATCGGGATGATTGGTGAAAAATCATTCAGTAGCTTAGTAAATCTGAAAATAATTGACCTCCGAGACAATGCCATTAAAAGACTCCCTTCCTTTCCACATCTGACCTCTGCTTTTTTAGGTGACAACAAGCTAATGTCTGTAGTTGGCACAAAAATAGCAGCAACGTACCttaaattagaaagaaattgGTTGGCAAACCTGGGGGACCTGTATATTCTTTTCCAAATTCCAGACGTGCAGTATATCTTCTTAAAACAGAACCGCTTCTCGTACTGTGTGAAAAATCGTAATGTTACAGAAAACAATCAGTTAATCTATATAGATCTAGGCGAAAACATGTTACAGCTTGTGTGGGAGAGAGATTTATGTTTGGATGTGTTCAGGGCACTGTCCAAACTTCAGGTCCTACATCTGAATAACAACTACCTTAGTTCTCTTCCACGGGAGATCTTTAGAGGTCTAACATCTCTAAAAACGCTTAATCTAGCTTCCAATCTCTTGTCTCATCTTTCTCCTGGACTTTTTCCACAAAGCCTAACCAACCTAAACTTATCCGGAAACCAGCTTTTTTCCCCCGAGCCAGAAGTCTTTATGACTTTGAGCATTCTGGATATAACACATAATAACTATGTCTGTGATTGTGGTTTAAAGAGCCTGCTGGTGTGGCTGAACGACACCAACGTAACCCTGGCTGGCTCACAGTCGGACAGGTACTGCGTGTACCCACCTGCATTTGCAGGGGTGCCACTGTCCTTTCTGACTTACGATGGCTGTGAGGAAGATGAACTTCTGGAGGCACTCAGGTTCTCGGTGTTTGTCTTCACCTCCATCACCCTCCTGGTGTTTCTGATGGCAGTCATCATTTTTACTCGATGCCGGGGGATTTGTTTTGTCTGGTATAAAACTATCACCAAAAAAATTATAGGTAACCATCCACAAGTAGCAGATAGAAGTGAATACAAATACGATGCGTATTTGTGCTACAGCAAAAATGACTTTGAATGGGTCCAGAACTCTTTGCTAAAGCACCTGGATTcacagtattttaagaaaaacagatttaccTTGTGCTTTGAGGAAAGAGATTTCTTGCCTGGGGAAGAACACATCAGCAATATTCGTGATGCCATTTGGAACAGCAGGAAGACAGTTTGCATAGTGACCAGGCAGTTTCTCAAAGATGGGTGGTGTGTGGAAGCCTTTAATTTTGCCCAGAGCAGGTACTTTTGTGATCTGAAAGATGTCCTCATTATGGTAGTGGTCGGGTCACTTTCTCAATATCAACTGATGAAACACAAACCGATTCGAAACTTTTTACAAAGAAGACGGTATTTGCGGTGGCCTGAAGATTATCAAGATGTAGACTGGTTTTTAAATAACCTTTCTTGCcaaattctgaaggaaaaaaaagtgcaaaagaaaGCCAGTGGTATCGAGCTGCAGACGGTAGCAACAGTCTCACATGGATAG